Proteins found in one Oceaniferula flava genomic segment:
- a CDS encoding discoidin domain-containing protein, with translation MSHPSFTHSASLGLRLIPGLSSIAALALSVVSSTALSASEIIPGATESTPSRSQYFSWINNTNEGATETQTLANLEFFKWMHDEYGMKLDIYAFDAGNIDGPRYYGSMDSDKFKKQFPRGFEPIYKLAKSFDCRLGIWLGPDGFGDTPEEEQARIDMLAGLCRDYEFALFKMDSVCTQLRPEKQDAFARLMTECRKYSPDLILLNHRLDLGKANPYATTFLWGGAETYIDVHMTNRSRTGTHNRVEAISRGLVPDLQRLTEDHGVCLSSCLDFWEDDLILQAFNRNLILSPEIYANPWFLKDDEFPLLARIYNLLHRYRDIMVKGIVLDEQRYGPLAVARGDANTRIITLRNLTWEPVIRKIKLDESVGFTSTGPVEVRRFHPNERILGTFNYGDEVEVEVLPFRSCLLLVDNQQTGGVGVIGSDYSVVRDVPGKDVIIKLRGEAGHTTPISLVGGGKTFKRATLDGEPLNNFTTGGAVTINFPGTLNPKSWHRKIGNPAVCAVPEDAETLYEVTCFAADNHPLEIRSLQRSGPSAIPQVQKARKEFLGQAIIQERGILQQYLFDDDPSTVYSLLRRKRRKPESRYLRLDLGELTNINRIVLETPQNAELKHASITKDTHAEVSADLKTWSPVQLVEDDGNFRIDINSDKPVRYLRSNLVPDKLVEIRGYEGDKQLARSQWKMSWLFTEFQSASKAWSLPFTMEAAPAGSYLAVACNGKHGRDGTWVALKVGDRYVGAPRRAPSFPVNPWENGVPRTESNVTYFIPVTPDMVGKKCEVVVLGLDPEHLDFTPEVWLTAYPIPLKEKTLILSE, from the coding sequence ATGTCTCATCCATCTTTCACCCATTCAGCGAGCTTAGGGTTGCGTCTCATTCCTGGACTAAGTTCTATCGCCGCTCTGGCTTTATCCGTTGTAAGCTCAACAGCTTTATCTGCTTCTGAAATAATTCCAGGAGCAACGGAGTCTACCCCGTCTCGGTCACAGTATTTTTCGTGGATCAACAACACTAATGAAGGAGCCACCGAAACTCAAACATTGGCTAATCTGGAGTTTTTTAAATGGATGCATGATGAATACGGTATGAAACTGGATATCTATGCTTTCGACGCAGGTAACATTGATGGTCCTCGGTATTATGGGAGCATGGATTCTGATAAATTCAAGAAGCAGTTTCCGCGCGGGTTTGAACCGATCTACAAACTCGCAAAAAGTTTCGATTGTCGACTGGGTATTTGGTTAGGTCCAGATGGCTTTGGTGACACCCCTGAAGAAGAACAAGCGAGGATAGATATGCTGGCTGGTCTTTGTAGGGACTATGAATTCGCACTTTTCAAGATGGATTCAGTCTGTACCCAGTTACGCCCGGAAAAGCAGGATGCCTTTGCTCGCTTAATGACAGAGTGCCGAAAATACAGCCCGGATTTGATCTTGCTTAACCACCGTCTGGACTTGGGCAAAGCCAATCCCTATGCCACTACTTTTCTCTGGGGTGGCGCGGAAACGTACATCGATGTGCACATGACAAACCGGAGTCGCACTGGAACCCACAATCGGGTAGAGGCAATATCTCGTGGCTTAGTTCCTGATCTACAGAGACTCACAGAGGATCATGGTGTCTGCCTTTCATCATGCCTCGACTTCTGGGAAGATGATTTGATATTGCAGGCATTTAACCGAAACCTAATCCTATCTCCTGAGATTTATGCCAACCCTTGGTTCTTGAAAGATGATGAGTTTCCACTTTTGGCACGCATATATAACTTACTCCATCGTTACCGCGACATCATGGTCAAGGGCATAGTCCTCGATGAACAACGCTACGGTCCGTTGGCTGTAGCTCGGGGGGATGCAAATACTCGCATCATTACCTTACGAAATTTAACTTGGGAACCAGTCATCAGAAAAATCAAATTGGATGAATCAGTTGGTTTCACTTCAACAGGGCCAGTCGAAGTTCGCCGTTTTCACCCTAATGAACGTATTTTGGGGACATTTAACTACGGTGATGAAGTGGAGGTTGAAGTGCTCCCTTTCCGAAGCTGCTTGTTATTAGTCGATAATCAACAAACAGGAGGGGTAGGTGTCATTGGTAGTGATTACTCGGTTGTTCGAGATGTGCCTGGGAAAGATGTAATTATCAAGCTTCGAGGTGAAGCTGGTCATACGACTCCCATTTCATTGGTAGGTGGTGGTAAGACATTTAAACGTGCCACTTTAGACGGTGAACCGTTGAATAATTTTACCACAGGTGGGGCAGTAACCATCAACTTTCCAGGGACTTTAAATCCCAAATCATGGCACAGAAAAATCGGGAATCCTGCCGTATGCGCAGTTCCTGAGGATGCCGAAACCCTTTATGAGGTTACCTGTTTCGCTGCCGACAACCACCCACTCGAAATTCGCTCACTGCAGCGATCAGGCCCAAGTGCTATTCCACAGGTGCAAAAAGCGAGAAAAGAATTTCTTGGTCAGGCGATCATTCAAGAACGTGGTATTCTTCAGCAATATCTGTTCGATGACGACCCTTCCACGGTCTATAGCCTGTTGCGTAGAAAGAGACGTAAGCCAGAAAGCCGTTACCTGAGGCTTGACCTAGGGGAACTTACAAATATCAACCGTATCGTATTAGAAACACCACAGAATGCCGAGTTAAAACATGCATCAATAACGAAGGACACTCATGCCGAAGTATCAGCAGATCTCAAGACCTGGTCACCTGTGCAGCTGGTAGAAGATGACGGGAACTTTCGAATTGATATTAACTCTGACAAACCAGTCCGCTATCTGAGAAGCAACCTAGTGCCAGACAAGTTGGTCGAAATTCGCGGTTACGAAGGAGACAAGCAATTAGCAAGAAGCCAGTGGAAGATGTCGTGGCTATTCACTGAGTTTCAATCAGCATCTAAAGCTTGGTCATTACCTTTCACGATGGAGGCAGCTCCAGCTGGAAGTTACTTAGCTGTTGCATGCAATGGTAAACACGGAAGAGATGGGACTTGGGTTGCACTTAAAGTAGGAGACCGTTACGTAGGAGCCCCACGCCGAGCACCTTCATTCCCTGTTAATCCATGGGAAAACGGGGTTCCACGGACAGAAAGCAATGTTACCTACTTCATTCCTGTGACTCCAGATATGGTTGGGAAAAAATGTGAAGTCGTTGTGCTTGGTCTAGATCCTGAGCATCTAGATTTCACCCCAGAAGTTTGGTTGACTGCATACCCTATTCCTTTGAAGGAAAAAACTCTCATTCTATCAGAGTAA